The following proteins come from a genomic window of Natrinema saccharevitans:
- a CDS encoding Nmad3 family putative nucleotide modification protein: MTVVLAGVGADSTNLGALAPLYDDGRFEYVPIPEKTRETAETETLGSWNLRAGDGVAADLTTRITPQPVHDGSETVAGDALESWPLHRDPNFAALTYGEHRTSGYVSRLRALEPGDVVGFYAGLRRPDGDRAHRYLIGYFTVDEVTVVGPETPPAERESILASHPENAHAKRARDGDLYLEKPVVIVDGREPGGLFARDPIRLSDYYVKPGNERAQYYLRDGIDAEWNVEAGGENMMYKPAYRCALSGSTFRELVGVPSARTAAERDRWNPDRRRQP, encoded by the coding sequence ATGACGGTCGTCCTCGCCGGCGTCGGCGCCGACAGCACGAACCTCGGCGCCCTGGCCCCGCTGTACGACGACGGGCGGTTCGAGTACGTCCCGATCCCCGAGAAGACCCGCGAGACGGCCGAGACCGAAACGCTGGGCTCGTGGAACCTGCGGGCCGGCGACGGCGTCGCCGCGGACCTGACGACTCGGATCACGCCACAGCCGGTCCACGACGGGAGCGAGACCGTCGCCGGCGACGCCCTCGAGTCCTGGCCGCTTCACCGGGATCCCAACTTCGCGGCGCTGACCTACGGCGAACACCGGACCAGCGGCTACGTCTCGCGGCTGCGCGCGCTCGAGCCGGGGGACGTCGTGGGGTTCTACGCCGGCCTGCGCCGGCCCGACGGCGACCGCGCGCACCGCTATCTGATCGGCTACTTCACCGTCGACGAGGTGACCGTCGTCGGCCCGGAGACGCCGCCGGCCGAGCGGGAATCGATCCTCGCTTCCCACCCCGAGAACGCACACGCGAAACGCGCCCGGGACGGCGACCTCTACCTCGAGAAGCCGGTCGTGATCGTCGACGGCCGCGAGCCCGGCGGGCTCTTCGCGCGGGACCCGATCCGGCTCAGCGACTACTACGTCAAGCCGGGCAACGAGCGGGCACAGTACTACCTCCGCGACGGGATCGATGCGGAGTGGAACGTGGAGGCCGGCGGCGAGAACATGATGTACAAGCCGGCCTATCGCTGTGCCCTCTCGGGGTCGACCTTCCGGGAACTGGTCGGGGTTCCGAGCGCGCGGACGGCCGCGGAACGCGATCGCTGGAACCCGGATCGCCGTCGGCAGCCGTAG
- a CDS encoding metal-dependent transcriptional regulator — MMLSDVMEDYLKAIYQLQRGTDERIRTSEIAAELDVTSPTVTSMLDKLEERELVDREKYRGVTLTDEGETVALEIVRHHRLLEAYLTEHLDYDWSEVHAEADRLEHHISEDFEARVADALGEPTVDPHGSPIPGADLEPPERPAGEAISEFGEGAVVTVAEVADRDPEVLSYLADHGVEPGVELEILEVAPFGMVTARSSESEEPVSLPETVAHHVRVTTPAEPEPQG, encoded by the coding sequence ATGATGCTGAGCGACGTGATGGAGGACTACCTCAAGGCGATCTATCAGCTCCAACGCGGGACCGACGAGCGGATCCGCACGTCCGAGATCGCCGCGGAGTTAGACGTCACGTCGCCGACGGTCACCAGCATGCTCGACAAACTCGAGGAACGGGAACTCGTCGACCGCGAGAAGTACCGCGGTGTCACGCTGACCGACGAGGGCGAGACGGTCGCTCTCGAGATCGTTCGTCACCACCGCCTGCTCGAGGCCTACCTCACCGAGCATCTCGACTACGACTGGTCGGAGGTCCACGCCGAGGCCGACCGGCTCGAACACCACATCAGCGAGGACTTCGAGGCCCGCGTCGCCGACGCGCTGGGCGAACCCACGGTCGATCCTCACGGCTCGCCGATCCCGGGCGCCGACCTCGAGCCGCCGGAGCGGCCCGCCGGCGAGGCGATCTCCGAGTTCGGAGAGGGGGCGGTCGTCACCGTCGCGGAGGTCGCCGACCGCGACCCCGAGGTTCTCTCCTATCTCGCCGACCACGGCGTCGAACCCGGCGTCGAACTCGAGATCCTCGAGGTCGCCCCCTTCGGCATGGTGACTGCCCGCTCGAGCGAGAGCGAGGAGCCGGTCTCGCTGCCCGAAACAGTCGCACATCACGTCCGGGTCACGACGCCCGCGGAGCCGGAACCGCAGGGATAA
- the rocF gene encoding arginase — protein MDRTVRIIGAPMDYGANRRGVDMGPSAIRYADLADRLGEAGVEPIDDGDLSMPRAEERDPDADQPTRGNAKFLREVEDVCRRVSDRVAATLADGEFPLVLGGDHSVAIGSLAGSAREADLGAIWFDAHADLNTPETSPSGNVHGMPLAAALGYGAFGETEWAPAPRLRASSIAYVGLRSIDERERELLRESELTVFTMSDIDQRGVSSVVEDALSVATDGTDGVHVSLDLDWLDPKTAPGVGTPVRGGVTYREAHAALEALSRRDRADNILRSIDVVEVNPILDEGNETATLAAELTASAFGKRIF, from the coding sequence ATGGACCGGACCGTCAGGATCATCGGCGCGCCGATGGACTACGGGGCGAACCGTCGGGGGGTCGACATGGGGCCGTCCGCGATCCGGTACGCGGACCTGGCCGACCGGCTGGGCGAAGCCGGTGTCGAACCGATCGACGACGGCGATCTGTCGATGCCCCGCGCCGAGGAACGGGATCCGGACGCCGACCAACCCACACGCGGGAACGCGAAGTTCCTCCGCGAGGTCGAAGACGTCTGCCGGCGGGTGAGCGACCGCGTCGCGGCGACGCTCGCGGACGGGGAGTTCCCCCTCGTTCTCGGCGGGGATCACTCGGTCGCGATCGGTTCGCTGGCGGGATCGGCACGCGAGGCCGACCTCGGCGCGATCTGGTTCGACGCCCACGCGGATCTCAATACGCCCGAGACCTCGCCCAGCGGCAACGTCCACGGGATGCCCCTGGCGGCGGCGCTCGGCTACGGGGCATTCGGCGAGACGGAGTGGGCCCCAGCCCCTCGACTCCGGGCGTCTTCGATCGCGTACGTCGGCCTCCGGAGCATCGACGAGCGCGAACGCGAACTGCTTCGCGAGAGCGAGCTGACCGTCTTTACCATGTCCGACATCGATCAGCGTGGCGTCTCGTCCGTCGTCGAGGACGCCCTCTCGGTCGCGACCGACGGGACCGACGGCGTCCACGTCAGTCTCGACCTCGACTGGCTCGATCCCAAGACCGCGCCCGGCGTCGGCACCCCCGTCCGCGGCGGGGTCACCTACCGGGAGGCCCACGCCGCCCTCGAGGCCCTCTCGCGGCGTGACCGCGCTGACAACATCCTCAGATCGATAGATGTCGTCGAGGTCAATCCGATCCTGGACGAGGGCAACGAGACGGCGACGCTGGCGGCCGAACTGACCGCCAGCGCGTTCGGCAAGCGCATCTTCTGA
- a CDS encoding DUF7344 domain-containing protein codes for MARPRQTALETEPVYTLLTDETHRAVLETLRAVESTSPDELGRRLAASDRSLEVSAAGSADRRAIAVELIHYYLPKLDDHGVVEYDRSDATVTIGSNFDDLEPFLDGMVSS; via the coding sequence ATGGCCCGCCCTCGACAGACCGCCCTCGAGACCGAGCCCGTCTACACGCTGCTCACGGACGAGACACACCGAGCCGTCCTCGAGACGCTCCGCGCAGTCGAGTCGACATCACCCGACGAACTCGGTCGTCGCCTCGCCGCGTCGGATCGCTCCCTCGAGGTGAGCGCCGCCGGATCCGCCGACCGTCGTGCGATCGCCGTCGAACTGATCCACTACTACCTGCCGAAACTCGACGATCACGGCGTCGTCGAGTACGATCGGTCGGACGCGACGGTCACGATCGGATCGAACTTCGACGATCTCGAGCCGTTTCTCGACGGGATGGTCTCGTCCTGA
- a CDS encoding NAD(P)/FAD-dependent oxidoreductase — translation MTENVVVLGAGYAGTGAITKLQSELGDNARLTWIADVDYHLVLHESHRVIRDPGVRSDITFPVEEIAAPATRFIQDEVVGLDVDEQVVELEETDDVEYDYVLVGLGSQTAYYGIPGLEEHSLTLKSLDDALEIHEAVKTASQEATRGEPAQVVIGGAGLSGIQTAGEVAEFRDEHRAPIEIHLVEALEEIFPGNDPEIQQALRDLLEDAGVQIHTDDPITEATADHIEFDEADPLEYDVLVWTGGITGRDAMEEADLEKEHNRVNAGANFQTSDERVFAIGDSAIIDQGDQPAPPTAQAAWQAAEVAGENIARAIENRPLKTWEHEDKGTVVSVGDEAVAHEVKPAFGISLPVDTFGGVPAKNLKKMIAARWIADVTSWNEARKSWSSL, via the coding sequence ATGACTGAGAACGTCGTCGTGCTCGGAGCCGGCTACGCCGGAACCGGCGCGATCACGAAGCTCCAATCCGAACTCGGGGACAACGCGCGACTGACTTGGATCGCCGACGTCGACTATCACCTCGTTCTCCACGAATCCCACCGCGTCATCCGCGATCCCGGCGTCCGTTCGGACATCACCTTCCCCGTCGAGGAGATCGCCGCCCCCGCCACCCGCTTTATCCAGGACGAAGTCGTCGGCCTCGACGTCGACGAACAGGTCGTCGAACTGGAAGAGACCGACGACGTCGAGTACGACTACGTCCTCGTCGGACTGGGCAGCCAGACCGCCTACTACGGCATCCCCGGCCTCGAGGAACACTCCCTGACTCTGAAGAGCCTCGACGACGCGCTGGAGATCCACGAAGCGGTCAAAACGGCCAGTCAGGAGGCGACCCGCGGCGAACCCGCACAGGTCGTCATCGGCGGCGCCGGCCTCTCGGGCATCCAGACCGCCGGCGAGGTCGCCGAGTTCCGCGACGAACACCGCGCGCCGATCGAGATCCACCTCGTCGAGGCACTCGAGGAGATATTCCCCGGCAACGACCCCGAAATCCAGCAGGCTCTGCGGGACCTCCTCGAGGACGCCGGCGTCCAGATTCACACTGACGACCCGATCACCGAAGCCACCGCCGACCACATCGAGTTCGACGAGGCCGACCCCCTCGAGTACGACGTCCTCGTCTGGACCGGCGGCATTACGGGTCGCGACGCCATGGAGGAGGCCGACCTCGAGAAGGAACACAACCGCGTCAACGCGGGCGCGAACTTCCAGACGTCCGACGAGCGCGTCTTCGCTATCGGCGACTCGGCGATCATCGATCAGGGCGACCAGCCCGCGCCGCCGACGGCACAGGCCGCCTGGCAGGCCGCCGAAGTCGCCGGCGAGAACATCGCCCGCGCGATCGAGAACCGCCCGCTGAAGACCTGGGAACACGAGGACAAGGGGACCGTCGTCTCCGTCGGCGACGAGGCCGTCGCCCACGAGGTCAAGCCCGCTTTCGGCATCTCCCTGCCCGTCGACACCTTCGGCGGCGTTCCGGCCAAGAACCTGAAGAAGATGATCGCCGCCCGCTGGATCGCCGACGTCACCTCCTGGAACGAGGCCCGCAAGTCCTGGTCGTCGCTATAG
- a CDS encoding MBL fold metallo-hydrolase → MRVTFLGTGSALPTGERFQAGILVQEDGRTVLIDCGAGALQRLQQSGVGYEGVSTVLLTHHHLDHVSDLLPLVKARWLAGEDHLEVVGPQGTKALLDDLLAVHEYMQDKIDLQVREVVPGEFSVGGFDVSAYETRHSLPCLAYRFDDRFTFSGDSEAFAGLANFAEGSAILAHDCSFPDDVDVSNHPTPDSLGRALAGREIGRVYLTHLYPHTEGRHEEMLESIGSHYDGDVRFAEDLQTISIE, encoded by the coding sequence ATGCGTGTCACCTTTCTCGGAACGGGTTCGGCGTTGCCCACCGGCGAACGGTTTCAGGCGGGCATCCTCGTCCAGGAGGACGGCCGGACAGTCCTTATCGACTGCGGGGCCGGGGCCCTCCAGCGACTCCAGCAGTCCGGCGTCGGCTACGAGGGCGTCTCGACGGTGCTGCTGACCCACCACCACCTCGATCACGTGTCCGACCTGCTCCCGCTGGTGAAGGCCCGCTGGCTCGCCGGCGAGGACCACCTCGAGGTCGTCGGGCCCCAGGGCACCAAGGCGTTGCTCGACGACCTGCTCGCGGTCCACGAGTACATGCAGGACAAGATCGACCTGCAGGTCCGGGAGGTCGTCCCCGGCGAGTTCTCGGTCGGCGGCTTCGACGTCTCGGCCTACGAGACGCGCCACTCGCTGCCGTGTCTGGCCTACCGGTTCGACGATCGGTTTACCTTCAGCGGCGACAGCGAGGCCTTCGCGGGACTGGCCAACTTCGCCGAGGGGTCGGCGATCCTCGCCCACGACTGCTCGTTCCCCGACGACGTCGACGTCTCGAACCACCCGACGCCGGACAGCCTCGGCCGCGCGCTGGCCGGCCGGGAGATCGGCCGGGTCTACCTGACCCATCTCTACCCCCACACCGAGGGCCGTCACGAGGAAATGCTCGAGTCGATCGGGAGCCACTACGACGGCGACGTTCGGTTCGCCGAAGATCTCCAGACGATTTCGATCGAATAA
- a CDS encoding acyltransferase, with translation MTGSDDTTPRHERVERHATPGPRNSLAHWTAARNPLRVAINYVVVWLVRISPSLKLKRWLLRRIGVTVGEGVSWGLEATPDVFWPDLITVEADAIVGYDATILCHEFLYEEYRTGEVVVGERAMIGAGAIVLPGVEIGADARVAANSLVTRDVAPGATVAGVPAEPMGEAAGDGSTDERPD, from the coding sequence GTGACGGGTTCCGACGATACGACGCCGCGACACGAGCGCGTCGAACGCCACGCGACGCCCGGGCCGCGCAACTCGCTTGCCCACTGGACGGCCGCTCGCAACCCGCTCCGGGTCGCGATCAACTACGTCGTCGTCTGGCTGGTCCGGATCTCGCCGAGTCTCAAACTCAAGCGCTGGCTCCTGCGCCGGATCGGGGTCACGGTCGGCGAGGGGGTCTCGTGGGGGCTCGAGGCCACGCCGGACGTCTTCTGGCCTGACCTGATCACCGTCGAGGCCGACGCGATCGTCGGCTACGACGCGACGATCCTCTGTCACGAGTTCCTCTACGAGGAGTACCGGACCGGCGAGGTCGTCGTCGGCGAGCGGGCGATGATCGGCGCGGGCGCGATCGTCCTGCCCGGCGTCGAGATCGGAGCGGACGCTCGCGTGGCGGCGAACTCGCTGGTGACCCGCGACGTGGCGCCAGGGGCGACGGTCGCGGGCGTCCCCGCGGAACCGATGGGCGAGGCGGCCGGTGACGGATCGACAGACGAACGGCCGGACTGA